The following proteins are encoded in a genomic region of Candidatus Diapherotrites archaeon:
- the dph5 gene encoding diphthine synthase, translated as MLKIIGLGLKPKHLTLEALEEAKSCKQVFLETYTSVYSDGSVAELESLLGKKVLQAGRKSVEDDLAAFVANAKKEDIALLVFGNPLSATTHIEILLECKKQNVKCAVRAGISVFDFLGKTGLSQYKFGRTTTIVEPEKNFAPESFYDAIAENSKAGLHSLCLLDIKAEKARLMAVKEAIEILEGIEKKRGKSAKIIANATLAGISQAGSAHEKIVAGKAAELKQVSFGVPACLIVCGKLSDKEKEALAELAKNA; from the coding sequence ATGCTGAAAATAATCGGCCTCGGCCTGAAGCCAAAGCACCTGACTCTGGAGGCGCTTGAAGAGGCGAAATCCTGCAAGCAGGTTTTCCTTGAAACCTACACAAGCGTTTACTCGGATGGCAGTGTTGCCGAGCTTGAATCGCTTTTGGGCAAAAAGGTTTTGCAGGCCGGCAGGAAAAGCGTCGAGGACGACCTTGCCGCTTTTGTTGCAAACGCGAAAAAAGAGGACATTGCCCTGCTTGTCTTCGGCAACCCTTTGAGCGCGACGACGCACATAGAAATTTTGCTTGAATGCAAAAAGCAGAACGTGAAATGCGCTGTCCGCGCTGGCATCTCGGTTTTCGACTTTTTGGGAAAAACAGGTTTGAGCCAGTACAAGTTCGGCCGCACCACAACCATTGTCGAACCGGAGAAAAATTTTGCACCCGAATCGTTTTACGATGCCATAGCGGAAAACTCCAAAGCCGGCCTGCACTCGCTCTGCCTGCTTGACATCAAGGCGGAAAAGGCAAGGCTTATGGCAGTGAAAGAGGCAATTGAAATCCTCGAGGGAATTGAAAAAAAGCGCGGCAAAAGCGCAAAAATCATTGCAAACGCAACGCTTGCCGGCATTTCGCAGGCCGGGAGCGCGCACGAGAAAATTGTTGCAGGCAAGGCTGCCGAACTGAAACAGGTTTCTTTCGGCGTTCCGGCCTGTCTCATAGTCTGCGGCAAACTTTCGGACAAGGAAAAGGAAGCTTTGGCGGAGTTGGCGAAAAATGCCTGA
- a CDS encoding cytidine/deoxycytidylate deaminase family protein, whose product MSWDDYFMAIAELASKRATCPRRSVGAVLVKNKRIIATGYNGSPPGQPHCIDVGCLMVDGHCIRTIHAEENAIVFCARAGIPVEGATLYITSSPCQHCAKVIIASGITEVVYGDEYWASEHAKQFLAGSGIKLRKSELKNA is encoded by the coding sequence ATGTCCTGGGACGATTATTTCATGGCAATCGCGGAACTCGCGTCAAAGCGCGCGACCTGCCCGCGCAGGAGCGTCGGCGCGGTTCTCGTAAAGAACAAGCGCATAATCGCGACCGGCTACAACGGCTCTCCGCCGGGCCAGCCGCACTGCATCGACGTCGGCTGCCTGATGGTGGACGGGCACTGCATCCGAACAATCCATGCCGAGGAAAACGCGATTGTTTTCTGCGCACGCGCAGGCATTCCTGTGGAGGGGGCAACGCTTTACATCACCTCATCGCCATGCCAGCACTGCGCAAAAGTCATAATCGCCTCCGGCATAACGGAAGTCGTTTACGGCGACGAGTACTGGGCATCCGAGCACGCAAAGCAGTTCCTTGCAGGCTCCGGCATAAAGCTGCGGAAATCCGAACTCAAAAACGCCTAA
- a CDS encoding DUF357 domain-containing protein: protein MPELESELKAKVAHYRRLTEKALQKVSVAKGISVEQKKTADDFLKMAKDYFSDAGHFEKKGELPTALAAYSYAHAWLDAGVRSGILDGKGDDKLFVLP from the coding sequence ATGCCTGAACTGGAATCGGAGCTGAAGGCGAAGGTTGCGCATTACCGCAGGCTTACTGAAAAAGCCTTGCAAAAAGTTTCGGTTGCGAAAGGCATTTCCGTGGAACAGAAGAAAACCGCGGATGATTTCCTGAAAATGGCGAAAGATTATTTTTCGGATGCCGGGCATTTTGAAAAAAAAGGCGAACTCCCGACTGCCTTGGCGGCCTACAGCTATGCGCATGCCTGGCTTGACGCGGGCGTCCGCTCCGGCATCCTCGACGGCAAAGGCGACGACAAGCTGTTCGTCCTGCCGTGA
- a CDS encoding class I SAM-dependent methyltransferase family protein produces MEKKASLLFGLAVGLKDAEKAKRFIIEKNLFVKGIAPKKSKGSITFPLAKKLSAGEMKTFGAKAKHGKFKFEKSELKQGSLKERLKGKLSGKELESLISSYDQLGDTAIIEIPPELEKKEKIIAKALLDSGPNIKTVAKITGVHSGEFRVRPVEIIAGEKKGFALYREAGCEFRIALGKVFFSPRLGTERLRISKLIRPGEVVGAFFAGVGPFPIVFAKNSPMQKAVAIELNPEAVRLMRENVVLNRCSDKIEIIEGDVNRVCLPKFGEAFDRIVMPLPKGGETFLQTAVACAKKGGVIHFYRFAGRQNPFEQPLAEIAEACQKQGRKSNVLLKRRVRSFSASTVQVVVDFRVR; encoded by the coding sequence ATGGAAAAAAAGGCAAGCCTGCTTTTCGGCCTGGCAGTCGGATTGAAGGACGCGGAAAAAGCCAAGCGCTTCATCATAGAAAAAAATCTGTTCGTTAAAGGCATTGCGCCGAAAAAAAGCAAAGGCAGCATAACTTTTCCCCTTGCAAAAAAGCTGTCCGCAGGCGAGATGAAAACATTTGGGGCGAAGGCAAAACATGGAAAATTCAAATTCGAGAAATCAGAATTAAAGCAGGGCAGCCTGAAGGAAAGGCTGAAGGGAAAGCTTTCCGGAAAAGAGCTTGAAAGCCTCATTTCCTCCTACGACCAGCTTGGAGACACCGCGATAATAGAGATTCCGCCGGAACTTGAAAAAAAGGAAAAAATAATTGCAAAGGCCCTGCTGGATTCGGGGCCGAACATCAAAACCGTGGCAAAGATTACGGGCGTGCATTCCGGAGAATTCCGTGTCAGGCCGGTTGAAATCATTGCCGGCGAAAAAAAGGGTTTCGCGCTTTACAGGGAAGCCGGATGCGAGTTCAGGATTGCATTGGGGAAAGTTTTTTTTTCCCCGCGCCTCGGCACGGAAAGATTGCGAATCAGCAAACTTATAAGGCCGGGCGAGGTTGTCGGCGCGTTTTTTGCCGGAGTCGGGCCTTTTCCAATCGTGTTTGCGAAAAACTCGCCCATGCAAAAAGCGGTTGCCATTGAACTGAATCCCGAGGCGGTAAGGCTGATGCGCGAAAACGTTGTGCTCAACAGGTGCTCTGACAAAATCGAAATCATCGAAGGAGACGTGAACCGGGTTTGCCTGCCAAAGTTCGGGGAAGCCTTTGACAGGATTGTCATGCCCTTGCCGAAAGGCGGGGAAACCTTTTTGCAGACGGCGGTTGCGTGCGCGAAAAAAGGCGGCGTGATACACTTTTACAGGTTTGCCGGGAGGCAGAATCCCTTTGAACAGCCGCTGGCGGAGATAGCTGAAGCGTGCCAAAAGCAGGGCAGAAAAAGCAATGTTCTGCTAAAAAGAAGGGTGCGGTCGTTTTCCGCCTCGACAGTGCAGGTCGTGGTCGATTTCAGGGTCCGATAG
- a CDS encoding DUF63 family protein has protein sequence MTGLVENFFYGLCKGTSTDIVQRCFVEPALSPGVQGYNPVNTLVYGGILLLLSFFVIFPLLDRRGIKFDFKFILALLPYILFGSAFRIIQDMGIFPRSINPLEFGYYTYTPGIWFLTAFIAFAGIAFAWLAGKKLKTGFHKPFAAFGLLFSLPVLAFDVLNFRLASVGGVFLVLAMVGFAVLAAKLLLEKLLKNRLLENQLNLLVVAGQALDGSATFVATQVFSCGEQHPLSSAILGVYPIAFVIVKVVLAMVILHYIETEIQNENLAGFAKLLLLVLGMAPGLRDMITVGVGTCL, from the coding sequence GTGACCGGGCTTGTTGAAAACTTTTTTTATGGCCTGTGCAAGGGCACGTCGACCGACATTGTGCAGCGCTGCTTTGTGGAGCCCGCGCTTTCGCCGGGAGTGCAGGGCTACAATCCGGTTAACACGCTTGTCTACGGCGGCATTTTGCTCCTGCTATCGTTTTTCGTGATTTTTCCGCTGCTTGACAGGCGCGGAATAAAGTTTGATTTCAAATTCATTCTCGCGCTTTTGCCGTACATTTTGTTCGGCTCGGCCTTCCGCATCATCCAGGACATGGGCATTTTTCCGCGTTCGATTAACCCGCTTGAATTCGGCTATTACACCTACACTCCCGGCATTTGGTTCTTGACGGCGTTCATCGCCTTTGCCGGCATTGCCTTTGCGTGGCTTGCGGGCAAAAAACTCAAAACCGGTTTCCACAAGCCGTTTGCGGCTTTCGGCCTGCTGTTCTCGTTGCCGGTCCTTGCGTTCGACGTTTTGAATTTCAGGCTTGCGTCTGTCGGCGGGGTTTTCCTTGTTCTGGCAATGGTCGGCTTTGCCGTTCTTGCTGCAAAGCTTTTGCTTGAAAAGCTTTTGAAAAACAGGCTGCTTGAAAACCAGCTCAACCTGCTCGTGGTTGCCGGGCAGGCGCTTGACGGAAGCGCAACGTTTGTCGCAACCCAGGTTTTTTCGTGCGGCGAACAGCATCCATTGTCAAGCGCGATTCTCGGCGTTTACCCGATTGCGTTTGTCATAGTGAAAGTCGTTCTCGCAATGGTCATCCTGCATTACATTGAAACCGAAATACAGAACGAGAACCTTGCCGGTTTCGCAAAACTCCTGCTTTTGGTTCTGGGCATGGCCCCGGGCCTGCGCGACATGATAACAGTGGGAGTCGGAACGTGCCTGTGA
- a CDS encoding two pore domain potassium channel family protein, giving the protein MNWTAKKIQILSLAMAILFLIFVGTAFYNLHEGFTLIDSFYLAVSTLSTVGFGDVHPVTEIGKLFTAFYILFGVAVFLYSVGAIAALYVKSEQKAIIGVMEKKLHAKLEEHLGKKAK; this is encoded by the coding sequence ATGAACTGGACGGCGAAAAAAATCCAGATTCTCAGCCTTGCCATGGCAATCCTTTTCCTGATTTTCGTCGGAACCGCATTCTACAACCTGCACGAGGGCTTTACTCTGATCGACTCGTTCTACCTTGCGGTTTCAACGCTTTCAACAGTCGGCTTCGGGGACGTGCACCCGGTAACGGAGATCGGAAAGCTTTTCACCGCGTTTTACATCCTGTTCGGCGTCGCGGTCTTCCTCTACTCGGTCGGCGCGATTGCAGCATTATACGTGAAAAGCGAGCAGAAAGCGATAATCGGCGTAATGGAAAAAAAGCTGCACGCAAAGCTTGAAGAGCATCTTGGGAAAAAGGCAAAATAG
- a CDS encoding sugar kinase has product MTVDVVIVGSVALDSVKTPFGKVERALGGSATYASVAAGYFCRPGIVGVVGKDFPKQHTDFLEKRGIDLQGLSHAQGKTFFWEGEYGFDLNQAVTKKTEVNVFENFRPELPEAYRKADYLFLGNIHPELQLDVLKQMDRRPKLVLADTMNMYISSQRAKVLEVVKEVDICLMNDSEARMLFNTPNLIKAAREILKLDSDIAIIKKGEHGSIMVSENDFFAMPAYPLENVIDPTGAGDCFAGALIGYLAKSKDLGEKNFRKAIVYASTVASFNAEGFSLDNLKKTGISDIEERVKSFREIVRF; this is encoded by the coding sequence ATGACGGTTGACGTCGTAATAGTCGGAAGCGTTGCCCTGGATTCAGTCAAAACTCCTTTCGGAAAAGTCGAACGCGCGCTTGGCGGCTCGGCAACCTACGCGTCAGTTGCGGCAGGCTATTTCTGCAGGCCGGGAATTGTCGGCGTGGTCGGAAAAGACTTTCCAAAACAGCACACTGATTTTTTGGAAAAGCGCGGCATAGATTTGCAGGGACTGTCGCACGCGCAAGGAAAAACCTTTTTCTGGGAAGGCGAATACGGGTTCGATTTGAACCAGGCGGTAACCAAAAAAACCGAGGTCAATGTTTTCGAAAATTTCAGGCCGGAACTGCCGGAAGCATACCGGAAAGCCGACTACCTGTTTTTGGGAAACATCCATCCGGAACTGCAGCTTGATGTCCTGAAACAGATGGACAGGCGGCCGAAGCTTGTCCTCGCCGACACAATGAACATGTACATTTCCTCGCAGAGGGCAAAAGTATTGGAGGTTGTGAAAGAGGTTGACATCTGCCTCATGAACGACTCCGAGGCGAGAATGCTGTTCAACACGCCAAACCTCATCAAGGCCGCAAGGGAAATCCTCAAGCTTGACTCCGACATCGCAATCATCAAAAAAGGCGAGCACGGCAGCATAATGGTTTCCGAAAACGATTTTTTTGCCATGCCCGCATATCCCCTTGAAAATGTCATTGACCCGACCGGAGCGGGGGACTGCTTTGCCGGCGCGCTCATAGGCTATCTTGCAAAGTCAAAGGATTTGGGGGAAAAGAATTTCCGGAAAGCAATCGTGTACGCCTCCACTGTCGCATCCTTCAACGCGGAAGGATTTTCATTGGACAACCTCAAAAAAACCGGCATTTCAGACATAGAGGAAAGGGTAAAATCGTTCAGGGAAATAGTGAGGTTTTAA
- a CDS encoding Lrp/AsnC family transcriptional regulator yields the protein MLLEGNNPRYKDIAKQLGITIGTVHNRIKAMEANGIISKIVPVVDSKSLGYDVVALINISIKGGHLEKIEQKFARHKNVCSVYDVTGDFDSLIIAKFKDTSELNAFVKKLLAEEYVTRTNTSLILNIVKESVSPGMIE from the coding sequence ATGCTGCTTGAGGGCAACAATCCGAGGTACAAGGACATAGCAAAGCAGCTTGGCATAACCATCGGCACGGTGCACAACCGCATCAAGGCGATGGAGGCAAACGGCATAATCTCGAAAATCGTGCCGGTCGTGGACTCGAAAAGCCTTGGCTACGACGTTGTCGCGCTCATAAACATTTCCATAAAGGGCGGGCACCTGGAGAAAATCGAGCAGAAATTCGCAAGGCACAAGAACGTCTGCTCGGTTTACGACGTCACCGGCGACTTTGACTCGCTTATCATCGCGAAGTTCAAGGACACGTCCGAGCTGAACGCGTTCGTCAAGAAGCTCCTGGCCGAAGAGTATGTGACGAGGACCAATACGAGCCTGATACTCAACATCGTGAAGGAAAGCGTTTCGCCCGGCATGATTGAGTGA
- a CDS encoding class I SAM-dependent methyltransferase → MPEEINSYSEFAEFYDAMTDPAEKLSDFIPAYLKRKRLRLKKAADIGCGTGKFSLALARLGFKVTGIDASAGMLEIAAKKAEAEKLAIKFAQADMRSFSMPEKQELIVCGDAINSILAEKDLESVFRNVFANLGKNGAFIFDANTLKDYSGRENWTGYGGHINENVSFIWEDYVFGDRCEIELVLFRKQPNGLYRKEKKVLVENGYPIKTIKFLLEKAGFSKIEILTEKMKKASEKDTRVYFTARK, encoded by the coding sequence TTGCCCGAAGAAATCAACAGTTATTCGGAGTTCGCGGAATTCTACGACGCCATGACCGATCCCGCGGAAAAACTTTCGGATTTTATTCCGGCGTACCTTAAACGAAAAAGGCTCCGGCTGAAAAAAGCCGCCGACATCGGGTGCGGAACCGGAAAGTTTTCACTGGCGCTCGCCAGGCTCGGCTTCAAAGTCACGGGAATAGACGCAAGCGCAGGCATGCTTGAAATCGCCGCAAAAAAAGCGGAAGCCGAAAAGCTTGCGATAAAATTTGCGCAGGCGGACATGCGCAGCTTTTCCATGCCCGAAAAGCAGGAGCTGATCGTCTGCGGCGACGCAATAAACTCGATTCTGGCGGAAAAAGATCTTGAAAGCGTTTTCAGGAATGTTTTCGCAAACCTTGGAAAAAACGGCGCGTTCATTTTTGACGCCAACACCCTCAAAGATTATTCCGGCAGGGAAAACTGGACCGGTTACGGCGGGCACATAAACGAAAACGTTTCGTTCATATGGGAAGACTATGTTTTTGGCGACAGGTGCGAAATTGAACTCGTGTTGTTCAGGAAACAGCCGAATGGATTGTACCGGAAAGAAAAGAAAGTGCTTGTGGAAAATGGTTATCCTATCAAAACAATAAAATTCCTGCTGGAGAAAGCTGGCTTTTCAAAAATCGAAATCCTGACGGAAAAAATGAAAAAGGCGTCGGAAAAGGACACCCGCGTTTACTTCACTGCAAGGAAATGA
- the glnA gene encoding type I glutamate--ammonia ligase produces MVHKSVLEFIKSEKLDFVDVKFIDLPGKWQHFTVPSAMFDEGSFEAGLGFDGSSIRGFQDINESDMLLMPDASTARVDPFFNKTLSIIADVKDPETGKWYSRDPRYIAKKAEKHLLDSGIADTAYFGPEAEFFIFDDVRYGQNEFSAFHYIDSDEGAWNSGRKEGDGCCGQSRNPGYKIGHKEGYFPVPPNDSQQDIRSEMVLAMQSMGLDIEAHHHEVASGGQAEIDIRFDSLLSMADKVMTYKYVVKNVASKHGKTATFMPKPMFSDNGSGMHSHQSLWKNGKNLFYDPKGYAGLSEMALHYIGGILKHAPALCAFIAPTTNSYKRLVPGFEAPVILIYSKRNRSAAIRIPMYSQSEKAKRIEFRTPDPSCNPYLAFSAMLMAGLDGVKNKIEPGHSLDKDLYDLEADEAKSLKTVPSSLNEALDALEQDHKFLLEGNVFTKDLIDMWIAFKRVNDVDAIRLRPHPWEFKLYYDV; encoded by the coding sequence ATGGTCCACAAAAGCGTTCTGGAATTCATAAAATCCGAAAAGCTTGACTTTGTCGACGTGAAATTCATCGACCTGCCGGGCAAATGGCAGCATTTCACCGTGCCGAGCGCAATGTTCGACGAGGGCTCCTTCGAAGCCGGCCTAGGCTTTGACGGCAGTTCCATCCGAGGTTTCCAGGACATCAACGAATCGGACATGCTTTTGATGCCGGACGCATCCACCGCGCGCGTCGACCCCTTCTTCAACAAGACACTGAGCATAATTGCGGACGTGAAGGACCCTGAAACCGGCAAATGGTACAGCCGCGACCCAAGATACATCGCAAAAAAGGCCGAAAAGCACCTGCTCGACTCAGGAATAGCCGACACAGCATACTTCGGCCCGGAAGCGGAATTCTTCATTTTCGACGACGTCAGATACGGCCAGAACGAGTTTTCGGCATTCCATTATATCGACTCGGATGAGGGGGCATGGAACAGCGGCAGAAAGGAAGGAGACGGCTGCTGCGGGCAAAGCCGCAACCCCGGCTACAAAATCGGCCACAAGGAAGGCTATTTTCCGGTTCCGCCGAACGATTCCCAGCAGGACATCAGAAGCGAAATGGTCCTTGCAATGCAGAGCATGGGCCTTGACATCGAAGCGCACCACCACGAGGTTGCAAGCGGAGGCCAGGCCGAAATCGACATCAGGTTCGACTCATTGCTCAGCATGGCGGACAAGGTGATGACTTACAAGTATGTCGTCAAAAACGTTGCAAGCAAGCACGGCAAGACCGCGACTTTCATGCCCAAGCCCATGTTTTCGGACAACGGCAGCGGCATGCACTCGCACCAGTCGCTGTGGAAAAACGGCAAAAACCTGTTCTACGACCCGAAAGGATATGCAGGCTTAAGCGAAATGGCATTGCATTACATTGGCGGCATACTAAAGCACGCGCCTGCATTGTGCGCATTCATTGCACCGACGACAAATTCCTACAAGAGACTGGTGCCGGGCTTCGAGGCACCGGTCATTCTGATTTATTCGAAGAGGAACAGGTCAGCCGCAATAAGGATTCCGATGTACTCGCAGAGCGAAAAGGCAAAGCGCATAGAATTCAGGACGCCTGACCCGAGCTGCAACCCGTACCTGGCATTCTCGGCAATGCTGATGGCAGGATTGGACGGCGTGAAAAACAAGATTGAGCCGGGGCACAGCCTTGACAAGGACCTCTACGACCTCGAAGCGGATGAGGCGAAAAGCCTTAAGACCGTGCCGAGTTCGCTGAACGAAGCATTGGACGCGCTGGAACAGGACCACAAGTTCCTCCTCGAAGGAAACGTCTTCACAAAGGACCTCATCGACATGTGGATTGCATTCAAGCGCGTCAACGACGTGGATGCCATAAGGCTGAGGCCGCACCCGTGGGAATTCAAGCTTTACTACGACGTGTAA
- a CDS encoding sigma-70 family RNA polymerase sigma factor, with amino-acid sequence MAQTGDNNKLALLLGRAQSGNMGAQDEFFRRARPQIFEYFRKTFPELTVDAIEDLTQDTIVRAFRASGRFEFRGNGDPGVFAWLYRIATNVGINRYRRAQRTPEMAPMDEHMDRVTGQADPAPTPDKILEDRQLPEDLRDTLAALPDAFRQAVVLVDLHGLTYEKAAQLLRVPVGTVRSRLSRGRNLLRDSLPHRNPERHKPLPPHETPKQPRRSHGR; translated from the coding sequence ATGGCTCAAACAGGCGACAACAACAAGCTTGCCTTGCTTTTGGGGCGGGCGCAAAGCGGGAACATGGGCGCGCAGGATGAATTTTTCAGGCGGGCGCGGCCGCAAATATTCGAGTATTTTAGAAAAACGTTTCCGGAACTTACCGTGGACGCAATAGAGGACCTGACACAAGACACAATTGTCCGGGCATTCCGTGCATCCGGCAGATTCGAATTCCGCGGCAACGGGGACCCCGGAGTATTTGCATGGCTGTACAGGATCGCCACGAATGTGGGGATAAACCGATACAGGCGGGCGCAGAGAACCCCCGAAATGGCGCCAATGGATGAGCACATGGACCGGGTCACAGGGCAGGCGGATCCGGCGCCAACTCCGGACAAAATATTGGAAGATAGGCAATTGCCCGAAGATTTGCGGGATACCCTCGCCGCACTTCCCGACGCATTCCGTCAGGCAGTGGTTCTTGTGGACTTACACGGGTTAACATATGAAAAAGCGGCACAGCTATTGCGTGTTCCAGTCGGAACAGTCAGAAGCCGCCTGTCTCGCGGAAGGAACCTGCTAAGGGATTCGCTGCCGCACAGGAACCCGGAACGCCATAAGCCATTGCCGCCGCATGAAACCCCCAAACAGCCGAGAAGAAGCCATGGAAGATAA
- a CDS encoding adenylate kinase → MELNLVFFGPPGVGKGSISQRLEKTYRVPHVSSGQILRRKAEESSILAMQIKENVAKGELVDNHTVAYLIEERLGKKDCRKGFMLDGFPRNIAQISMLDAILKHYDKKISIVIELSAPEDVLVERLSWRRQCRQCGKIYHMKNLPPKKPGVCDECGGELFQREDDLPETIKKRLEVYKKSTEPLKAEYEKRGLLETVDCSGEIKENLANIKAALKKRGLA, encoded by the coding sequence ATGGAATTGAACCTGGTTTTTTTCGGCCCGCCCGGCGTCGGCAAGGGCAGCATTTCGCAGAGGCTTGAAAAAACCTACCGCGTGCCGCACGTTTCAAGCGGCCAGATCCTGCGCAGGAAAGCCGAGGAAAGCTCCATTCTTGCAATGCAGATAAAGGAAAACGTCGCAAAAGGCGAGCTTGTCGACAACCACACAGTCGCATACCTCATAGAGGAAAGGCTCGGCAAAAAGGACTGCAGGAAAGGATTCATGCTTGACGGCTTTCCGCGAAACATTGCACAGATCAGCATGCTTGACGCGATCCTGAAGCATTACGACAAAAAGATTTCAATCGTAATCGAATTGTCCGCGCCGGAAGATGTCCTTGTTGAAAGGCTTTCGTGGAGACGGCAGTGCAGGCAATGCGGAAAAATCTACCACATGAAGAACCTGCCGCCGAAAAAGCCGGGCGTGTGCGACGAGTGCGGCGGGGAATTGTTCCAAAGGGAAGACGATTTGCCGGAAACCATAAAGAAAAGGCTTGAAGTCTACAAGAAATCAACCGAGCCGCTGAAGGCGGAATACGAAAAGCGCGGCCTGCTTGAAACAGTCGACTGTTCCGGGGAAATAAAGGAAAACCTTGCGAACATCAAGGCAGCGCTCAAAAAAAGGGGCCTTGCATGA
- the yccX gene encoding acylphosphatase: MQNKRLHATVAGHVQGVFFRAHCQKEAAKLGLTGFCRNLADGRVEVVAEGPKEKLEVLENWLASGSPHSAVEKVESEWLEATGEFPAFEIKY, encoded by the coding sequence ATGCAAAACAAACGGCTGCACGCAACCGTTGCCGGCCACGTGCAAGGCGTTTTCTTCCGGGCGCACTGCCAAAAGGAAGCCGCAAAACTTGGCCTGACAGGCTTTTGCCGAAACCTTGCTGACGGCAGAGTCGAAGTCGTAGCGGAAGGGCCGAAGGAAAAGCTTGAAGTGCTTGAAAACTGGCTCGCTTCAGGCTCTCCGCACTCGGCAGTCGAAAAAGTCGAAAGCGAGTGGCTGGAAGCGACAGGCGAATTCCCGGCATTTGAAATAAAATATTAG
- a CDS encoding adenosylhomocysteinase: MADFKVKDINLAGQGALNIEYAESQMQALMEVKKRFEKEKPLKGMRVGLALHVTKETANLVRTLRAGGAEIAIAGCNPLSTQDDVAAALAKEGFRVFAWKGQTSQEYYENLNKVLDFKPNVTIDDGCDLVTEIHLRQPQLIDQMVVGTEETTTGVIRLRAMEKDKALKYPVIAVNDNATKHLFDNYYGTGQSTFDGILRATNALIAGKSVVVCGYGDCGKGVCQRAKGLSANVAVIETDALRALQATMDGFQVMPMSEAARIGDIFITVTGDKRVIRQEHFEKMKSGAILANSGHFDVEIDVKGLKEISKKHRKVRPSLDEFTLKNGNRLFLCGEGRLVNLAAAEGHPSQVMALSFCGQSLAVEYGVKNRLPAKVHVLPKEIDNSIAELQLKAMGIRKDSLTKEQKEYLSSWKEGT, from the coding sequence GTGGCTGATTTCAAGGTGAAGGACATTAACTTGGCCGGGCAGGGCGCCCTCAACATCGAATACGCGGAGAGCCAGATGCAGGCGCTCATGGAAGTCAAAAAGCGTTTTGAAAAGGAAAAGCCCCTGAAAGGAATGCGCGTCGGCCTTGCATTGCACGTAACGAAGGAGACAGCAAACCTTGTGCGCACTCTCAGGGCAGGAGGGGCGGAGATTGCGATTGCGGGCTGCAATCCTTTGAGCACGCAGGACGACGTTGCCGCGGCTTTGGCAAAGGAAGGCTTCAGGGTTTTCGCCTGGAAGGGCCAGACAAGCCAGGAATATTACGAGAATTTGAACAAGGTTTTGGATTTCAAGCCGAATGTTACCATTGACGACGGCTGCGACCTCGTCACAGAAATCCATTTGCGCCAGCCCCAGCTGATAGACCAGATGGTTGTCGGCACTGAAGAAACCACGACGGGCGTGATAAGGCTGAGGGCAATGGAAAAGGACAAGGCTTTGAAGTATCCGGTCATTGCAGTGAACGACAACGCTACAAAGCACCTGTTCGACAATTATTACGGCACGGGCCAGAGCACGTTCGATGGAATCCTGCGCGCCACAAACGCCCTCATCGCGGGCAAATCGGTTGTAGTGTGCGGTTACGGCGACTGCGGGAAAGGAGTGTGCCAGCGCGCGAAAGGCCTTTCCGCAAACGTGGCCGTAATTGAAACCGATGCGCTCAGGGCATTGCAGGCGACGATGGACGGCTTCCAGGTCATGCCAATGTCCGAGGCCGCCAGGATTGGCGACATTTTCATCACTGTCACGGGCGACAAGCGCGTAATCCGGCAGGAGCATTTCGAAAAAATGAAATCCGGCGCGATTCTCGCGAACTCCGGGCATTTCGACGTTGAAATCGACGTGAAAGGATTGAAGGAAATTTCAAAAAAGCACAGGAAGGTCAGGCCGTCCCTTGACGAATTCACGCTCAAAAACGGGAACAGGCTGTTCCTGTGCGGGGAAGGGAGATTGGTCAACCTTGCCGCGGCTGAAGGCCATCCGAGCCAGGTCATGGCCTTGAGCTTCTGCGGCCAGTCGCTTGCAGTCGAGTACGGCGTGAAAAACAGGCTGCCGGCGAAAGTGCACGTTCTGCCGAAAGAGATAGACAACTCGATTGCGGAATTGCAGCTGAAGGCGATGGGCATAAGAAAGGATTCGCTCACGAAAGAGCAGAAGGAATACCTTTCAAGCTGGAAGGAAGGCACTTAG